One Aethina tumida isolate Nest 87 chromosome 5, icAetTumi1.1, whole genome shotgun sequence genomic window carries:
- the LOC109607452 gene encoding probable sodium/potassium/calcium exchanger CG1090 encodes MRRTSRHKFLKITIFFLFYCIIYGLCANSNDEKPHQNEHPPEEKVDKAKEVKEPEAATEKTTTTSTTTTTTTTTTTTAKPTTTKHTSTVRTTTPKPVTTKATTTVKPKTETTTLKPTIRPTSEANSTEKNVTEDCTPPAIKQFPHPLISPSARKHGALLIHIIVAVYMFLGLAIVCDEYFVASLDRICEELKMSPDVAGATFMAAGSSAPELATVIIGVFFAKDDIGISGVIGSAVFNIMFVISSCALCSGAVVYLNWWPLVRDCFFYAVSILVMLFVIFDEYISWGESLVMIITYLIYCVVLHFNTELEKWAHTLPVPFKPAAPCEQSGLVTYKTLDDEGKPPNYGIHPDYSINPDQMWENGEQSFGSQLSGPALNQATTEPPPPPPAAPAPSGPVQQDYYRPKEYNPETAVDPLVKPTEGGTYAEISWAVVYPIHYLCRKTMPDCRSERYKNWYPFTFFVSMVWISFYSYFMVWMITIIGYTLGIPDTVMGLTFVAAGVSVPDALSSIAVIKEGYGDMAVSNAVGSNVFDILICLGLPWFIKTAIIRPGTTVKVISKGLTYSTLSLLSTVVFLVVATHMNGWKLDKRFGIILMVWYLIFITFASMYELNIFGPMNPPECPTDW; translated from the exons ATGCGACGAACAAGTCGTCACAaattcctaaaaataacaatattcttTCTCTTCTACTGCATAATCTACGGCCTGTGTGCGAACTCCAACGACGAAAAACCCCATCAAAATGAACACCCACCGGAGGAAAAAGTCGATAAAGCGAAAGAAGTGAAAGAACCCGAAGCGGCGACCGAAAAAACCACCACAACTTCGACCACCACAACCACCacaacgacgacgacgaccACAGCAAAGCCAACCACAACGAAGCACACGTCGACTGTCAGGACCACGACGCCGAAACCTGTCACCACAAAGGCGACGACGACGGTCAAGCCGAAAACGGAAACCACCACCCTCAAACCCACCATTCGTCCCACCTCCGAGGCGAACTCCACCGAAAAAAATGTCACCGAGGATTGCACACCGCCGGCAATCAAACAG TTCCCGCATCCTTTAATAAGCCCTTCGGCGCGGAAACACGGAGCCCTCCTGATACACATTATTGTGGCCGTTTATATGTTTCTGGGGCTGGCAATTGTGTGTGACGAATATTTTGTCGCCTCTCTGGATCGAATATGCGAAG AATTGAAAATGTCACCGGATGTGGCCGGAGCCACGTTTATGGCTGCTGGAAGTTCTGCTCCGGAATTAGCTACAGTAATTATTGGAGTGTTTTTTGCTAAGGATGACATAG GAATATCTGGCGTGATAGGTTCTGCAGTCTTCAACATCATGTTCGTAATATCTTCATGTGCCCTGTGCTCGGGAGCCGTTGTTTATTTGAACTGGTGGCCTTTAGTCAGAGACTGTTTCTTCTACGCAGTATCAATATTGGTAATGCTGTTCGTCATATTTGATGAATACATTTCTTG GGGTGAATCCTTGGTAATGATAATAACATACCTGATCTACTGCGTGGTGCTGCATTTCAACACTGAGCTTGAAAAGTGGGCGCATACATTACCTGTACCGTTCAAACCAGCAGCTCCGTGTGAGCAATCTGGGTTGGTGACTTACAAGACGTTGGATGATGAGGGTAAGCCTCCGAATTACGGAATCCATCCGGACTACAGCATTAATCCGGACCAGATGTGGGAAAACGGAGAACAAA GTTTTGGAAGTCAGCTTAGCGGTCCGGCGCTTAATCAAGCCACTACCGAAcctccaccaccaccaccagcAGCCCCCGCACCTAGTGGTCCCGTACAACAAGATTATTACAGGCCTAAAGAATACAATCCCGAAACCGCGGTAGATCCTTTAGTAAAACCCACCG AAGGTGGTACTTATGCGGAGATCTCCTGGGCGGTGGTTTATCCCATCCATTACTTGTGCAGGAAGACCATGCCCGACTGCAGGAGCGAACGGTACAAGAATTGGTACCCGTTCACCTTCTTCGTCTCCATGGTTTGGATATCTTTCTACTCATATTTTATGGTGTGGATGATAACCATCATTG GGTACACTTTGGGAATCCCAGACACAGTTATGGGCTTGACTTTTGTGGCGGCCGGAGTGTCAGTGCCCGACGCTTTGTCCAGCATAGCCGTGATTAAGGAAGG GTATGGCGACATGGCGGTGTCCAACGCAGTGGGATCCAACGTCTTTGACATTCTGATATGTTTGGGTCTTCCGTGGTTCATAAAAACGGCAATCATTAGACCAGGAACTACTGTTAAAGTTATTAGCAAAG GCCTCACGTATTCTACATTGTCTTTACTTTCAACTGTGGTATTCTTGGTGGTGGCCACTCATATGAATGGTTGGAAGTTGGACAAACGTTTCGGTATAATCCTGATGGTTTGGTACTTAATTTTCATTACTTTCGCTAGCATGTACGAACTAAACATTTTCGGGCCTATGAATCCCCCAGAATGCCCCACCGATTGGTAA